Proteins from a single region of Sphingopyxis sp. BSN-002:
- the argS gene encoding arginine--tRNA ligase, which yields MTLFSRFSDHIDVALDALVSRGALPADLDRSAISVEPPRDPSHGDVATNAAMVLAKPAGTNPRALAELLVAELGGLDEVTEASVAGPGFINMRVADDSWRGELALIHAESGDYGRSNMGEGRSVNVEYVSANPTGPMHVGHCRGAVVGDALAALLEYAGHKVIREYYVNDAGAQVDVLARSVHMRYREALGEDIGEIPEGLYPGDYLKPVAEKLAAEYGGRFVAAPESAWLGLFRAEAVSAMMDMIRADLAKLGIHHDLFSSEAELQAEGKPADAEKWLRDHDLVYDGELEAPKGETPEDWEPVELPLFRSTRFGDDQDRPIKKSDGSWTYFGADLAYHFQKSRTADELIDIWGADHAGTVKRIKAAVAALTGGKTRFDVKLVQMVRLLKNGEPFKMSKRAGNFVTLADIVDEVGKDAVRFTMLTRKADAQMDFDFAKVVEASRDNPVFYVQYAHARIASLKRRLADAGVAEAAPNPARLDEYELGLVKLLAQFPRIVESAAASREPHRIAFFLGEVAAAFHAWWNMGNDRPDARVILANDPELTATRLYLADGIGQVIRNGLHLMGVDALEELN from the coding sequence TGTCGCAACCAACGCCGCGATGGTGCTTGCCAAGCCCGCGGGAACAAACCCGCGCGCTCTGGCCGAGCTTCTGGTCGCCGAGCTCGGCGGGCTGGACGAGGTCACCGAAGCGAGCGTCGCTGGCCCCGGCTTCATCAACATGCGCGTGGCCGACGACAGCTGGCGCGGCGAGCTTGCGCTGATCCACGCCGAAAGCGGCGATTATGGCCGCTCGAATATGGGTGAAGGTCGCAGCGTAAATGTGGAATATGTATCGGCGAACCCCACAGGGCCGATGCATGTCGGCCATTGTCGCGGCGCGGTCGTCGGCGATGCGCTTGCCGCGCTGCTCGAATATGCGGGCCACAAGGTTATCCGCGAATATTATGTCAACGACGCCGGCGCGCAGGTCGATGTTCTCGCGCGATCGGTCCACATGCGCTACCGCGAGGCTCTGGGCGAGGATATCGGCGAGATCCCCGAGGGGCTGTATCCGGGCGACTATCTGAAGCCGGTCGCGGAAAAGCTGGCTGCCGAATATGGCGGCCGCTTCGTTGCCGCGCCCGAAAGCGCGTGGCTCGGCCTGTTCCGCGCCGAGGCGGTGAGCGCGATGATGGACATGATCCGCGCCGACCTCGCCAAGCTTGGCATCCATCACGACCTCTTCTCGTCCGAAGCCGAACTTCAGGCCGAAGGAAAGCCCGCGGACGCCGAAAAATGGCTGCGCGATCATGACCTTGTCTATGACGGCGAGCTTGAGGCCCCGAAGGGCGAGACGCCCGAGGACTGGGAACCCGTCGAATTGCCGCTCTTCCGTTCGACCCGCTTCGGCGACGATCAGGATCGTCCGATCAAGAAGTCGGACGGCAGCTGGACCTATTTCGGTGCCGACCTCGCCTATCATTTCCAGAAAAGCCGGACGGCCGACGAACTGATCGACATCTGGGGCGCCGACCATGCAGGGACGGTCAAGCGGATCAAGGCCGCGGTTGCGGCTTTGACCGGCGGCAAGACGCGGTTCGACGTCAAGCTGGTCCAGATGGTCCGGCTGCTGAAGAATGGCGAGCCGTTCAAGATGTCGAAGCGTGCGGGCAATTTCGTCACGCTTGCGGACATCGTCGACGAGGTCGGCAAGGACGCGGTGCGTTTCACGATGCTGACGCGCAAGGCGGACGCGCAAATGGACTTCGACTTTGCGAAGGTCGTCGAGGCGTCGCGCGACAATCCCGTCTTTTATGTCCAGTACGCCCATGCGCGTATCGCCTCGCTGAAACGCAGGCTGGCCGATGCGGGCGTCGCAGAGGCGGCCCCGAACCCCGCCCGGCTCGACGAATATGAGCTTGGCCTGGTCAAGCTGCTCGCGCAATTCCCGCGGATCGTCGAATCCGCCGCCGCATCGCGCGAGCCGCACCGGATCGCCTTCTTCCTCGGAGAGGTCGCCGCGGCGTTCCACGCCTGGTGGAATATGGGCAACGATCGCCCCGACGCGCGTGTCATTTTGGCAAATGACCCCGAACTGACCGCGACGCGCCTTTATTTGGCCGACGGAATCGGGCAGGTTATCCGTAACGGGCTGCACCTGATGGGGGTCGACGCGCTCGAGGAGCTGAATTGA